From the Pectobacterium carotovorum genome, one window contains:
- a CDS encoding MetQ/NlpA family ABC transporter substrate-binding protein yields the protein MTLTHSVRAALGITLLAAGMQLAMASSDPQTITFGVAPGPYGDMVNLAIKPELVKKGYKVVVREFSDYVQPNLALANGSIDANLFQHTLYLEKFAADKGLKISPLITVPTASMGFYSKKIKSLDELKKGDVVTLSNDATNLARGLRFLQSMGLITIKADIDPTKASEKDILENPRGLVFKPMEAAQLPRTLDSVTASLVNGNFALASGLKLSAAIKLETLDENLKNIIAVRTDDLDKPFVKDTKAIVESPAYSAVINDPALMYSQFQKPEWMQAKTPAPAQ from the coding sequence ATGACATTGACGCATTCTGTTCGCGCTGCGCTGGGCATCACACTACTTGCTGCTGGTATGCAACTGGCGATGGCCAGCAGCGATCCACAGACGATCACATTTGGCGTGGCGCCAGGGCCGTATGGCGACATGGTGAATTTGGCGATCAAACCTGAGCTGGTGAAGAAAGGCTACAAGGTCGTCGTGCGTGAATTCAGCGATTATGTTCAGCCCAATCTGGCGCTGGCTAACGGCAGCATCGATGCCAACCTTTTCCAGCATACGCTGTATCTGGAAAAGTTCGCTGCTGATAAAGGGTTAAAAATTTCCCCTCTGATTACCGTACCGACGGCCAGCATGGGCTTCTACTCGAAGAAGATCAAATCTCTGGATGAATTGAAGAAAGGGGATGTCGTTACCCTTTCTAACGACGCCACCAATTTGGCGCGCGGTCTGCGCTTTCTGCAATCGATGGGGCTGATTACGATTAAGGCGGACATCGATCCGACCAAGGCTTCGGAGAAGGATATTCTTGAAAACCCGCGAGGGTTGGTCTTCAAACCGATGGAAGCAGCACAATTGCCACGTACGCTGGATAGCGTGACGGCCTCGCTGGTGAACGGTAATTTCGCGCTGGCGTCTGGCCTGAAACTGTCAGCGGCCATTAAGCTGGAAACGCTGGATGAGAATCTGAAGAACATTATTGCCGTGCGCACCGACGATCTCGACAAACCCTTTGTTAAAGATACCAAGGCGATTGTGGAATCACCCGCGTATTCCGCGGTGATCAACGATCCGGCGTTGATGTATAGCCAGTTCCAGAAACCTGAGTGGATGCAGGCAAAAACGCCAGCGCCCGCACAGTAA
- a CDS encoding zeta toxin family protein yields the protein MRLVAGPNGSGKTTLTKELRETYAVPLGQYLNPDDIAKHIDLPALLGEAVDKALLSDESAARLAQRISLGLREDWIRDRLSFTYESVMSHKSHLDFVKAARESGYKPYLYYVCTSDPELNDERITQRVALGGHSVPKDKVFGRYQRSLVYLSEMIRLCHRAYFFDNSTTTLTFLGEVTPDGFLDIVEESFDNVQPMWLYKNVMTSWDENKIRMIQPR from the coding sequence TTGAGACTGGTTGCAGGCCCGAATGGATCGGGCAAAACGACGTTGACTAAAGAATTGAGAGAAACGTACGCCGTTCCTTTGGGGCAGTACCTTAACCCCGATGATATTGCAAAACATATTGATCTCCCTGCGTTGTTGGGGGAAGCGGTCGATAAAGCACTGTTGTCCGATGAATCAGCCGCCAGGCTGGCACAGAGAATTTCCTTAGGTTTGAGAGAGGACTGGATTCGCGATCGGCTTTCTTTTACCTATGAGTCCGTGATGAGTCACAAAAGTCATCTCGATTTTGTAAAAGCGGCAAGAGAAAGCGGTTATAAACCCTACCTTTATTATGTCTGTACGTCAGATCCAGAACTCAACGATGAGCGAATAACTCAGCGTGTTGCATTAGGCGGGCATAGTGTGCCGAAGGATAAGGTCTTCGGGCGTTATCAGCGTAGCTTGGTGTATCTCTCTGAGATGATCCGACTCTGCCATCGTGCTTATTTTTTCGATAATTCAACGACGACGCTGACGTTTCTTGGTGAGGTTACACCGGATGGCTTTCTTGATATCGTCGAGGAATCGTTTGATAACGTGCAGCCTATGTGGTTGTACAAAAATGTGATGACGTCGTGGGATGAAAACAAAATCAGGATGATTCAGCCGAGATAA
- a CDS encoding methionine ABC transporter ATP-binding protein, with protein sequence MIQLEGVSVDFSHGKQPENRAVDNVSLHIQRGEVYGIVGTSGAGKSTLLRTINLLQRPTSGRVRVNGVLISELSGQLLREQRQKIGMIFQHFNLMQTRTVAENVAFSLKAAGRSNADIATRVQEILNLVGLADKASFYPAQLSGGQKQRVGIARAIANDPEVLLCDEPTSALDLETSAAILALLKEINDKLGITIVLISHEMSVIKAVCDRVAVMTGGRVVEEGDVFDIFATPQHAFTRQLVSHTLDLALPPRLLKDLQGTLLKILFVGESAEQPVLSDVAMRFGVSVNILHGKIEYIGNRALGILVALLTHPSDPVKVTEAVEHIQVRTANVEVLHG encoded by the coding sequence ATGATTCAGTTAGAAGGGGTAAGCGTTGACTTCTCTCACGGGAAGCAGCCAGAAAATCGCGCGGTAGACAATGTGTCGCTGCACATCCAGCGCGGGGAAGTTTACGGCATTGTTGGCACCAGTGGCGCGGGGAAAAGCACGCTGCTGCGGACCATCAATCTCTTACAGCGGCCGACGTCAGGCCGTGTGCGCGTCAATGGCGTGCTCATCAGCGAACTGTCAGGGCAGCTTCTGCGGGAACAGCGGCAAAAAATCGGCATGATCTTTCAGCATTTCAACCTGATGCAGACGCGTACCGTGGCGGAAAACGTGGCGTTTAGCCTCAAAGCCGCTGGGAGATCCAACGCGGATATTGCGACGCGCGTGCAGGAAATCCTGAATCTGGTGGGGCTGGCGGATAAAGCATCGTTTTATCCGGCGCAGCTTAGCGGCGGTCAGAAACAGCGCGTAGGGATTGCCCGAGCCATTGCCAACGATCCCGAAGTCTTGTTGTGCGATGAGCCTACATCGGCGCTCGATCTCGAAACTTCAGCCGCTATTCTGGCGCTGTTGAAAGAGATTAACGACAAATTGGGCATTACCATCGTGCTGATTTCTCATGAAATGAGCGTGATTAAGGCCGTTTGCGATCGGGTGGCGGTGATGACGGGCGGTCGGGTTGTGGAAGAAGGCGATGTTTTTGATATTTTCGCGACGCCGCAGCACGCGTTCACGCGTCAACTGGTGTCCCACACGCTCGATCTCGCCTTGCCACCGCGCTTGCTGAAAGATTTGCAGGGCACATTATTGAAGATTCTGTTCGTCGGCGAATCGGCGGAACAACCCGTGCTGTCGGATGTCGCGATGCGCTTTGGCGTGTCCGTGAATATCCTGCACGGTAAGATCGAATACATCGGCAATCGTGCGCTAGGCATCCTCGTGGCGCTATTGACCCATCCATCCGATCCCGTAAAAGTGACGGAAGCGGTGGAACATATTCAGGTAAGGACGGCGAACGTGGAGGTGCTGCATGGCTGA
- a CDS encoding glutathione S-transferase, producing the protein MITIWGRDNSTNVKKVLWCAEELALSYQHIAAGGQFGLNHEADYLAMNPNGLIPCLRDGDLVLWESNTIVRYLAAQYGQDSLYLADAGKRASAEKWMDWASALAVSFGPVFINMVRVVPEKRDMALVQKGIAECERLFDIVDTVLANQPWLSGKQFGVGDIPLGCIVYGWLNMPIEQQSHPHLERWYQQLTERPAYQKHVMIPLS; encoded by the coding sequence ATGATAACAATTTGGGGTCGTGATAACTCGACCAACGTAAAGAAGGTCCTGTGGTGTGCAGAAGAACTGGCGCTGTCTTATCAGCATATTGCGGCGGGTGGGCAATTCGGTCTTAACCATGAAGCCGATTATCTGGCGATGAACCCGAATGGCCTCATCCCCTGTCTGCGGGACGGCGATCTGGTGCTGTGGGAATCCAACACCATCGTACGTTATCTGGCGGCGCAGTATGGGCAAGATTCGCTGTATCTCGCGGATGCAGGCAAACGCGCCAGTGCTGAAAAGTGGATGGACTGGGCAAGCGCCCTCGCCGTCTCCTTCGGACCGGTGTTCATCAATATGGTGCGCGTCGTGCCGGAAAAACGCGATATGGCCTTAGTACAGAAAGGCATCGCCGAATGCGAACGCCTGTTCGATATTGTCGATACCGTTCTGGCTAATCAGCCGTGGCTATCCGGCAAACAGTTTGGCGTTGGCGATATTCCGCTAGGCTGTATTGTTTACGGCTGGCTGAATATGCCGATTGAGCAGCAGTCGCATCCGCATCTGGAACGCTGGTATCAGCAACTCACCGAACGCCCGGCGTATCAGAAGCACGTCATGATTCCACTGTCTTAA
- a CDS encoding PQQ-dependent sugar dehydrogenase, with translation MSYCLMPRNSASPPLLRRFSAVPHWLLLGATLLFSSPLLAAEPKVTELQDKLDHPWSLAFLPEEQGILITERAGNLRLWKAGSALSAPIAGVPKVFAKSQGGLLEVALSPDFAQNRRIYLSFAEEGSEGKAGTAVGYGKLSEDNKRLENFTVFFRQEPKLSTGNHFGGKLAFDRQGYLFIALGENNERPTAQDLDKLQGKIVRLTAEGKVPSDNPFVNTPNARPEIWSYGHRNPQGLAINPWSGVLWENEHGPKGGDEINIPKAGENYGWPIATHGINYSGLKIPEAKGKEIAGMANPDFYWEKSPGISGMAFYNSDRFPQWKNSVFIGALAEKNLIRLTLDGDKVASQERLLSNRGERIRDVRLGPDGYLYLLTDHDNGKLLKVGLE, from the coding sequence ATGTCCTATTGCCTGATGCCTCGCAATTCTGCTTCCCCCCCCTTGTTACGACGATTTTCTGCCGTGCCACATTGGCTGCTGCTTGGCGCGACGCTGCTGTTTTCCAGCCCGTTATTGGCGGCAGAACCGAAGGTGACGGAATTACAGGATAAGCTGGACCACCCGTGGTCATTGGCGTTTTTACCGGAAGAGCAGGGGATTCTGATTACAGAACGCGCCGGGAATTTACGCTTATGGAAAGCGGGCAGCGCGCTGTCTGCGCCGATAGCGGGTGTACCGAAAGTCTTCGCTAAATCACAGGGCGGGTTGCTGGAAGTCGCGCTATCGCCGGACTTTGCGCAGAATCGACGCATCTACCTGAGCTTTGCCGAAGAGGGGAGCGAGGGTAAAGCGGGAACCGCGGTCGGCTACGGTAAACTCTCCGAGGATAATAAGCGGTTAGAGAATTTCACAGTCTTCTTCCGTCAGGAACCGAAGCTGTCGACGGGTAACCACTTCGGCGGCAAGCTGGCCTTTGATCGACAAGGGTATCTGTTTATCGCACTGGGCGAAAACAACGAACGCCCGACCGCACAAGATCTGGATAAATTACAGGGCAAAATTGTACGTCTGACGGCAGAGGGTAAGGTGCCGTCCGATAACCCGTTTGTGAATACACCTAATGCGCGGCCGGAAATCTGGTCTTACGGACACCGTAACCCGCAGGGGTTGGCGATTAATCCGTGGTCTGGCGTGCTGTGGGAAAATGAACATGGCCCGAAAGGCGGCGATGAAATCAATATCCCTAAAGCCGGTGAGAATTACGGCTGGCCGATTGCGACACACGGCATTAACTATTCAGGGTTAAAGATTCCAGAAGCGAAAGGAAAAGAGATCGCAGGGATGGCGAACCCTGACTTTTATTGGGAAAAATCACCGGGCATCAGCGGAATGGCCTTCTATAACAGCGACCGTTTCCCGCAGTGGAAAAATTCAGTCTTTATCGGCGCGCTGGCAGAGAAGAACCTGATTCGTTTGACGCTTGATGGCGACAAGGTCGCTTCACAAGAGCGCTTGCTGAGCAACCGCGGTGAACGTATTCGCGATGTGAGGCTGGGGCCTGACGGCTACCTTTATTTGCTGACCGATCACGACAATGGCAAATTGCTGAAAGTCGGACTGGAGTAA